From the genome of Vicinamibacterales bacterium, one region includes:
- the lpdA gene encoding dihydrolipoyl dehydrogenase, with amino-acid sequence MTESTTDLAVVGAGPGGCAAAFLAADLGIGVTLIDEAPNPGGTCLYRGCIPSKSLLHVANVIDEAERAEVLGVKFGAPALDLRVLREWKSRVIEQLGNGLGQLSSQRQVKYIQGRASILDPHRLSIRGPNGDQAIRFEHVILATGSSPVIPTEFLFDSDRVMDSTGALELSDVPPRLLIVGGGYIGLELATVYAAFGSRITIVEMTDDLLPGADRDLVIPVKKRMAGLAEAIWLGTTVARMESADEGVKVTLEGEAAGNSDQVFDRVLVSVGRRPNSKIEGLDKTQVQLDTRGFVQVDGQRRTAEPSIFAIGDLVGEPMLAHKASHEGRLAVEVIRGSESLFEPLAIPAVVFTDPEIAWCGLTETQAKTESRAVKVAKFPWGASGRAVTLDRIDGMTKLIVECESEKVIGVGMVGAGAGELIAEGVLAIQMGATASDMKTTIHPHPTLSETVMESAEVFFAQSTHYRGKAR; translated from the coding sequence GTGACCGAGAGCACTACCGACCTGGCTGTCGTTGGGGCTGGCCCTGGTGGCTGCGCCGCCGCGTTTCTCGCGGCCGATCTAGGCATCGGCGTTACCTTGATCGATGAGGCACCCAATCCCGGGGGCACCTGCCTGTATCGAGGATGCATACCGTCAAAGTCATTGCTCCATGTGGCCAATGTCATTGACGAGGCGGAACGCGCCGAAGTCTTAGGGGTAAAGTTTGGAGCCCCGGCACTGGACCTTCGGGTCCTTCGAGAATGGAAGAGTCGTGTCATTGAACAACTGGGTAATGGATTGGGACAACTCTCGAGTCAACGCCAGGTTAAGTACATCCAAGGCCGTGCATCGATACTCGACCCGCACAGGCTGTCGATTCGCGGTCCTAACGGTGACCAGGCGATCCGATTTGAACACGTCATTCTTGCCACAGGCTCGAGTCCAGTAATTCCCACCGAGTTCTTATTCGACAGCGATCGCGTGATGGATTCGACTGGTGCGCTTGAGCTCAGTGACGTGCCTCCACGGTTGCTTATAGTCGGTGGTGGCTATATTGGTCTCGAACTAGCCACCGTTTATGCTGCGTTCGGATCGCGGATCACAATTGTGGAGATGACCGATGACCTGCTACCCGGGGCCGACCGTGATTTGGTGATACCGGTAAAGAAAAGGATGGCTGGTCTTGCCGAGGCGATTTGGCTTGGAACCACGGTGGCCCGGATGGAAAGTGCAGATGAAGGGGTGAAAGTTACGTTGGAAGGGGAAGCGGCAGGCAACTCTGATCAGGTTTTCGACCGTGTGTTGGTTTCGGTGGGCCGACGGCCAAATTCGAAGATCGAAGGATTGGATAAGACGCAGGTCCAGTTGGATACACGCGGCTTCGTTCAGGTCGATGGCCAGCGTCGAACGGCCGAACCGTCAATCTTTGCGATCGGCGATCTGGTTGGCGAACCGATGCTCGCTCACAAAGCATCGCACGAAGGCCGTTTGGCCGTCGAGGTGATCCGTGGCAGTGAGAGTCTCTTCGAACCACTCGCGATTCCAGCCGTGGTTTTCACGGACCCGGAGATCGCTTGGTGCGGTCTTACCGAGACTCAGGCCAAAACGGAGTCTCGAGCGGTGAAGGTCGCAAAATTTCCTTGGGGTGCTTCGGGACGGGCCGTAACCCTCGATCGCATCGACGGCATGACTAAACTCATCGTCGAGTGCGAGTCAGAGAAGGTTATTGGAGTTGGCATGGTAGGTGCCGGTGCCGGTGAACTCATTGCCGAAGGGGTACTGGCGATCCAGATGGGGGCAACTGCATCAGATATGAAGACCACAATTCACCCGCATCCGACGCTGTCAGAGACGGTCATGGAATCGGCAGAGGTCTTCTTCGCCCAGTCAACGCATTACCGAGGAAAAGCGCGTTAG